Proteins encoded within one genomic window of Polynucleobacter duraquae:
- a CDS encoding BrnA antitoxin family protein produces MKMRKEYDFSKARKNPYASMLKKPITIRLDEDSVNYFKSVSKEVGIPYQSLINLYLRDCATSHKKLNLSWK; encoded by the coding sequence ATGAAGATGCGTAAAGAATATGATTTCTCAAAAGCACGTAAAAACCCATATGCTTCCATGCTTAAGAAGCCTATAACCATTAGATTGGATGAGGATTCAGTGAACTACTTTAAATCTGTATCAAAAGAGGTAGGTATTCCTTATCAAAGCCTCATTAATCTTTATTTGAGAGATTGCGCTACTTCGCATAAGAAATTGAACCTTAGCTGGAAGTAG
- a CDS encoding ion transporter, which produces MNLQSTSLGSLNLQIRKRIFDLFFNHQIKHNYCNQFERFITYMIVLNMAGLVLEHIPVIYETREQLFHIFDVVSLGIFTIEYLLRLYVAPEDPAFSSAKYPRLAYFKSPFAIIDLLAILPFYLGAFLDADLRALRALRLLRLLKLFRALAPAVNEFLEKNKDKSFRYKIYALVNETPTSGNLHQIFDMFIVTWVIVSVLAVIFESVQSIYYHLHSEFIILDTIAVLIFSTEYFMRIYSAPEDPRFQGWLKGRLRCASTPTGIIDLLAILPFYLEHFLHHLFDLRFLRVFRLMRLLKLARYSGATQSLFTVIKREWPVMKAAVFILLLLVMLAACLGYVFEHEAQPDKFENIPQAIYWSVITLASVGYGDISPITPAGRAVTIVIALLGIGIFAIPAAILSSALSDQLRIERESMMNELYHMLEDGVISPDEQELIEAEAKRLHLTQGELKRLLEKAKVEMGLEHAPDEDAKDPKGKGVSGEMSLEFLSKHPELAAEQLKITISKLQQIVSVSDRQELSKFAENPDNVTTLQGNMLKLLLEHGGEKAKNKG; this is translated from the coding sequence ATGAATCTCCAGTCAACTTCTCTTGGTAGCTTGAACTTGCAGATCCGCAAGCGAATATTTGATCTATTTTTCAATCATCAGATTAAACATAATTATTGCAATCAGTTTGAGCGCTTCATCACTTATATGATTGTGCTCAATATGGCTGGGTTAGTCCTTGAGCATATCCCAGTCATTTATGAAACGCGGGAACAGCTATTTCATATCTTTGATGTGGTCTCACTCGGTATCTTTACGATTGAGTATCTACTGCGGCTTTATGTAGCACCGGAAGACCCTGCATTTAGCTCTGCCAAGTATCCGCGCCTTGCTTACTTCAAGAGCCCTTTTGCCATTATTGACTTATTAGCAATCTTGCCATTTTATTTAGGCGCTTTCTTAGATGCTGACTTGCGTGCTTTAAGAGCTCTGCGTTTATTGCGCTTATTAAAACTATTTCGCGCTTTAGCGCCAGCAGTTAACGAATTTTTAGAAAAAAACAAAGACAAATCATTTCGTTACAAAATTTATGCTTTAGTAAATGAAACACCAACAAGCGGTAATCTGCATCAGATCTTTGATATGTTTATTGTGACTTGGGTGATTGTGTCAGTGCTCGCTGTCATCTTTGAATCTGTTCAAAGTATTTATTACCACCTGCATTCTGAGTTTATTATTCTCGATACCATTGCGGTATTGATCTTCTCTACAGAATATTTCATGCGGATCTATAGTGCTCCTGAGGATCCGAGGTTCCAAGGATGGTTAAAGGGGCGTCTGCGCTGCGCAAGCACGCCGACAGGCATCATTGATCTCTTGGCGATTCTGCCATTTTATTTAGAGCATTTCCTCCATCACCTCTTCGATTTGCGCTTCTTGCGAGTCTTCAGATTGATGCGTTTACTGAAATTAGCGCGTTATTCTGGCGCCACTCAATCGTTATTTACTGTGATTAAGCGCGAGTGGCCTGTCATGAAGGCGGCGGTTTTCATTTTGCTCTTACTTGTTATGCTTGCTGCCTGCTTGGGCTATGTCTTTGAGCATGAAGCTCAGCCCGATAAGTTTGAAAATATTCCGCAAGCGATTTATTGGTCTGTGATTACTTTAGCCAGCGTGGGTTATGGCGATATCTCACCTATTACCCCAGCAGGTAGAGCGGTGACGATTGTGATAGCGCTCTTGGGGATTGGTATTTTTGCGATTCCGGCGGCGATTTTGTCATCAGCCTTAAGTGACCAGTTACGCATTGAGCGTGAAAGTATGATGAATGAGCTCTATCACATGCTAGAGGATGGTGTGATTTCACCTGATGAGCAAGAGCTCATTGAGGCTGAAGCTAAGCGTCTGCACTTAACTCAAGGGGAACTCAAGCGCTTACTTGAAAAAGCCAAAGTTGAAATGGGCTTAGAGCATGCTCCCGATGAGGATGCGAAAGACCCTAAGGGTAAGGGCGTTTCAGGAGAAATGAGCCTAGAGTTTTTATCTAAACATCCTGAACTTGCCGCAGAGCAACTGAAGATCACGATCTCAAAACTACAGCAAATTGTCAGTGTGTCGGATCGCCAAGAACTCAGTAAATTTGCTGAGAATCCAGACAATGTCACAACCTTGCAAGGCAATATGCTGAAGCTGCTCTTAGAGCATGGTGGAGAAAAGGCGAAGAATAAAGGCTAG
- a CDS encoding BrnT family toxin produces MTSLRFEWEPRKASANLKKHGISFEEAKSVFYDESAKLISDPDHSEDEDRFILLGVSHSLRVILVCHCYRSEGNVVRIISARKASPKESKAY; encoded by the coding sequence ATGACTTCACTGCGATTTGAATGGGAGCCCAGAAAAGCTTCAGCCAATCTGAAAAAACACGGCATTTCATTTGAAGAGGCTAAATCAGTGTTTTATGATGAAAGTGCCAAGTTAATTTCTGATCCCGATCATTCGGAGGATGAAGACAGATTTATTCTCTTGGGAGTAAGTCATTCTCTTCGAGTGATTTTGGTTTGCCATTGCTATCGTAGCGAGGGTAATGTTGTTCGTATTATTTCGGCTCGCAAGGCAAGTCCTAAAGAGTCAAAAGCTTATTAA
- a CDS encoding TIGR00645 family protein, producing MTEDKQTFLDKKLRPLPRWIFMSRWLQAPLYIGLIVAQGVYVWQFWLELAHLISMMSEKNMTETALMLIVLGLIDVVMISNLLVMVIVGGWETFVSRLELENHPDQPEWLSHVNAGVLKVKLATAIIGISSIHLLKTFINASSHDEKTLLWQTVIHMTFVFSALAIAYTEKLVASAHQKH from the coding sequence ATGACTGAAGACAAACAAACCTTTTTAGATAAGAAATTACGCCCTTTACCGCGCTGGATATTCATGTCCCGTTGGTTGCAAGCGCCACTCTATATTGGCTTAATCGTAGCCCAAGGCGTTTATGTTTGGCAGTTCTGGTTAGAGTTGGCACATCTCATCAGCATGATGTCAGAGAAAAACATGACAGAAACCGCACTCATGCTCATTGTGTTGGGTTTGATTGATGTGGTGATGATCTCTAATTTGCTGGTGATGGTCATCGTCGGCGGTTGGGAAACCTTTGTTTCTCGTTTAGAGCTGGAGAATCATCCAGATCAACCTGAGTGGCTATCGCATGTCAATGCAGGCGTACTTAAGGTGAAGCTGGCAACGGCAATTATTGGTATCTCATCGATTCATTTGCTCAAGACCTTTATTAATGCATCTTCGCATGATGAAAAAACTTTGCTGTGGCAAACCGTCATTCACATGACTTTTGTATTTTCAGCTCTCGCGATTGCCTATACAGAAAAGCTCGTAGCCTCAGCGCATCAGAAGCACTAA
- a CDS encoding HD domain-containing protein, translated as MNHFVHALAFSAEKHKNQRRKDAQITPYINHPIELVNVLVNEGGVMSWDVLCAALLHDVIEDTQTTEEELVAKFGKKVTAIVKELTDDKSLAKDVRKRLQIEHAPFASHEAKLVKLADKICNLRDILVSPPAGWDLQRKQDYFAWAAAVIAGIRGTNSKMEKIFDGLMDQVHQIQ; from the coding sequence ATTAATCATTTTGTCCACGCTCTAGCATTTTCAGCAGAGAAGCATAAAAATCAGCGGCGCAAAGATGCGCAAATTACGCCATATATCAATCACCCGATTGAGCTAGTCAATGTTTTGGTGAACGAGGGTGGGGTGATGTCTTGGGATGTGCTGTGCGCAGCCTTATTGCATGATGTCATTGAAGATACGCAAACGACCGAAGAAGAATTAGTCGCTAAATTTGGTAAAAAAGTGACTGCGATTGTCAAAGAGTTAACCGACGATAAATCACTCGCCAAAGACGTGCGTAAACGCCTACAAATTGAACATGCTCCGTTTGCGAGTCATGAGGCTAAGCTAGTTAAGCTTGCCGATAAGATTTGCAATCTACGCGATATTTTGGTCTCCCCGCCAGCGGGCTGGGATCTACAGCGTAAGCAAGATTATTTTGCCTGGGCCGCTGCTGTCATTGCTGGTATACGAGGAACCAATTCGAAAATGGAAAAGATTTTTGATGGCTTAATGGATCAGGTGCATCAAATCCAGTAA
- a CDS encoding Y-family DNA polymerase — translation MNQAGQTNQLFALVDVNNFYVSCERVFAPKLEDVPMVVLSNNDGCAVARSAEVKALGVKMGTPWFQMKDLAQQHGIQAYSSNYTLYGDMSGRVVEVLRKFTPNLEIYSIDESFLQIETVLKQYADPTSLGQIIKQDVKDTTGLPVCVGIGASKTLAKLANHLAKKNPQFAGVCDISSMPKAMLYQWMAETAVGEVWGIGGKTAKKLKELKINSVFDLVQISPQAMRQQFGVVIERICYELRGVSCLQLEEVAPAKQQIISSRSFGKPVASMEGLSESVATHAARGAEKLRSQKSVTGALTIFVQTNPHKPFEPQHHQSITVVLSDPSDNTLTLTSAALKGLRQIYKTGFKYKKAGVILNLLADKPTMQQSLFDDMEVKGKSAGLMKAMDSINSRFGNAAIKTAASGTKQDWKMRSGNKSPNYTTQWDELPVVR, via the coding sequence ATGAACCAAGCCGGCCAAACCAATCAACTCTTCGCACTGGTCGATGTAAACAATTTCTATGTGTCTTGCGAGCGTGTCTTTGCTCCCAAACTAGAAGATGTGCCAATGGTGGTTCTATCGAATAACGATGGTTGCGCCGTAGCGCGTAGTGCTGAAGTCAAAGCGCTGGGTGTGAAGATGGGGACGCCTTGGTTTCAGATGAAAGATCTGGCTCAGCAACATGGCATCCAAGCCTATTCATCAAACTACACCTTGTATGGCGATATGAGTGGCAGGGTAGTAGAGGTCTTAAGAAAGTTCACACCCAATTTAGAGATCTACAGCATTGACGAGAGCTTTCTGCAAATCGAGACAGTACTCAAGCAATATGCTGATCCCACTAGCTTGGGTCAAATCATCAAGCAAGATGTTAAAGACACCACAGGCTTGCCCGTATGCGTTGGTATCGGGGCTAGTAAGACGCTCGCTAAGTTGGCCAATCACTTGGCTAAAAAGAATCCTCAGTTTGCTGGTGTGTGTGACATCAGTTCTATGCCCAAAGCAATGCTCTATCAGTGGATGGCCGAGACAGCAGTAGGTGAGGTGTGGGGTATTGGTGGGAAGACTGCCAAGAAACTCAAAGAGCTCAAGATCAATAGCGTATTTGATTTAGTGCAAATATCGCCACAAGCTATGCGTCAACAGTTTGGCGTTGTGATCGAGCGTATTTGCTATGAGTTGCGCGGCGTATCTTGCCTGCAATTAGAAGAAGTGGCGCCAGCTAAACAACAAATTATTTCCTCAAGAAGTTTTGGTAAGCCAGTGGCTTCAATGGAAGGTTTGTCTGAGTCTGTTGCCACTCATGCCGCAAGAGGTGCTGAGAAACTCAGAAGCCAGAAGTCAGTTACGGGCGCGCTCACGATCTTTGTACAAACTAATCCGCACAAACCATTTGAGCCGCAGCATCATCAAAGCATCACAGTGGTACTGAGTGATCCTAGCGATAACACCTTAACTCTCACAAGCGCTGCATTAAAAGGCTTGAGGCAAATCTACAAGACAGGCTTTAAGTATAAGAAAGCAGGAGTCATTCTGAATCTCTTGGCCGACAAACCCACGATGCAGCAATCCCTATTTGATGACATGGAAGTCAAAGGCAAGTCCGCCGGTCTTATGAAAGCCATGGATTCGATCAATAGTCGTTTTGGTAATGCAGCCATCAAAACCGCTGCATCCGGAACCAAGCAAGACTGGAAGATGCGATCAGGTAACAAATCACCGAACTACACCACGCAGTGGGATGAGTTGCCGGTAGTGCGCTAA
- a CDS encoding putative quorum-sensing-regulated virulence factor — MTQAIIFDVEATDKTDAVIIEAASLDVTSINPLSVGNPWVQRYNPGKPISLGALATHHIMDEELVDCPSSSSFKLPTGIQYIIGHSVDFDWEAIGKPDVKRICTLALARSLWPDLDSHTQSALLYHFERSTAREQLRDAHSALADVWICSKILGHIIDRLHPSSLDALWEMSEKARIPTIMPFGKHKGELISQVPSDYKQWMLRQDNVSEYLRKALQA; from the coding sequence ATGACCCAAGCCATTATTTTTGATGTTGAAGCTACTGATAAGACGGATGCCGTCATTATTGAAGCGGCCTCATTAGATGTCACCTCTATTAATCCATTATCTGTTGGTAATCCCTGGGTACAACGTTACAACCCAGGCAAACCGATTAGCCTAGGTGCACTAGCAACCCACCACATCATGGATGAAGAGCTAGTAGACTGCCCATCTAGCAGCTCGTTCAAATTACCTACTGGTATTCAATACATCATCGGTCATAGCGTTGATTTTGATTGGGAGGCCATTGGTAAACCGGATGTCAAACGCATTTGCACTCTGGCGCTTGCTCGCAGTCTTTGGCCGGATCTAGATAGTCACACCCAAAGTGCCCTGCTCTATCACTTTGAACGTTCGACTGCTAGAGAGCAACTGCGTGATGCACACAGCGCGTTAGCTGATGTCTGGATCTGCTCTAAGATATTAGGGCACATTATTGATCGCTTGCACCCGAGCTCTTTGGATGCCTTATGGGAAATGTCAGAAAAAGCACGCATTCCGACGATCATGCCTTTTGGTAAACACAAAGGTGAATTAATCAGTCAAGTGCCATCCGATTACAAGCAATGGATGCTGCGTCAAGACAATGTCTCTGAGTACCTTCGTAAGGCCTTACAGGCTTAA
- a CDS encoding nucleotidyltransferase domain-containing protein → MSTLSSILFSQYRSRVLGLLLLHPEQTYYLRQIARLTGTEPGTLQREMIKLEQAELVTVKKIGNQTHYQANRSCPIFEELASIMRKTSGLVDVLLQGLLPLENQIQCAFIFGSTAGSKATVGSDIDIMIIGDLKFAEVVATLHPYQETLGREINPKVFTSKDWTKLIQDNGAFIRDVLSKPKLYIVGNEHDLLINGDTKLVKKSHRGNA, encoded by the coding sequence ATGTCTACGCTTTCATCCATTCTCTTTAGTCAATACCGCAGTCGTGTATTGGGCTTGCTTCTGTTGCACCCTGAGCAGACTTATTACTTGCGCCAAATTGCACGCTTAACAGGAACTGAGCCAGGAACATTGCAACGAGAAATGATCAAACTTGAGCAAGCAGAGTTGGTGACAGTAAAAAAGATTGGCAATCAAACACACTACCAAGCGAATCGCTCATGCCCCATCTTCGAGGAGTTGGCGAGCATTATGAGAAAAACCAGTGGTTTAGTGGATGTTCTTCTGCAGGGGTTGTTGCCTCTTGAGAATCAGATTCAATGTGCATTTATATTTGGATCAACTGCAGGCAGCAAAGCTACTGTAGGTAGTGATATCGACATCATGATTATTGGTGACCTTAAATTTGCTGAGGTCGTTGCAACTCTTCATCCATATCAAGAAACACTCGGAAGAGAAATTAACCCCAAGGTCTTTACTAGTAAGGATTGGACAAAGTTAATACAAGATAATGGAGCCTTCATCCGTGATGTACTAAGCAAACCAAAGCTATACATCGTTGGCAATGAGCATGATCTGCTCATCAATGGAGACACAAAACTTGTTAAAAAATCTCATCGGGGTAACGCTTGA
- a CDS encoding bactofilin family protein, with amino-acid sequence MFDRKPSSSQLSFVNEIGLGSKVLGNLEGNGNIRVLGHFVGNITEVAESKATLVIDKDGVLTGDLHYTNLIVAGTIEGTITVDEKIEVYPGALIRGDIHYKSIDIHPNARVNGLLTCAVLDKSALDSSDVIAFELTKKIAS; translated from the coding sequence ATGTTTGATAGAAAACCATCTAGTTCACAACTGTCCTTTGTCAATGAAATTGGCTTAGGATCTAAAGTGCTTGGAAACCTCGAGGGCAATGGCAATATTCGGGTTTTGGGTCATTTTGTGGGCAACATTACAGAGGTAGCAGAGAGCAAAGCAACCCTAGTCATCGACAAAGATGGGGTTCTTACTGGCGACTTGCATTACACCAACCTGATTGTTGCTGGGACGATTGAAGGCACTATTACCGTAGATGAGAAAATTGAGGTCTATCCTGGCGCTCTGATCCGCGGTGATATTCACTATAAATCAATTGATATCCATCCAAACGCAAGAGTCAATGGGCTTCTCACTTGCGCAGTGTTAGATAAGAGCGCCCTTGACTCATCGGATGTGATTGCTTTTGAGCTCACCAAAAAGATCGCCTCATAA
- a CDS encoding LexA family protein, which translates to MTTQLISPKSTLSQAPQALRTHSAYEFKLLSHRISAGFPSPAADYAEEGLDLNSYLVQNKPATFMFTVKGDSMMGAGICDGDKVVVDKALKPKHKDIVVAVVDDEYTIKRLYQLRGKTELQPENPNYEPITFNENSELQIWGVVVGVVRKYSHASSRNGRSA; encoded by the coding sequence ATGACGACTCAGCTGATCTCCCCAAAATCGACCTTAAGCCAGGCTCCACAAGCCCTAAGGACCCATTCTGCATATGAGTTCAAGCTATTAAGTCACCGTATTTCAGCCGGATTTCCGAGTCCAGCGGCCGATTATGCCGAGGAAGGCCTAGATCTCAACAGCTATTTAGTCCAAAACAAGCCAGCCACCTTCATGTTTACCGTCAAAGGAGACTCGATGATGGGCGCGGGCATTTGTGATGGCGACAAGGTGGTGGTGGATAAAGCGCTGAAGCCAAAACATAAAGACATTGTCGTTGCGGTAGTGGACGATGAGTACACCATCAAACGCCTTTACCAATTGCGTGGCAAAACCGAGTTACAGCCAGAGAACCCCAATTACGAGCCCATTACCTTTAATGAGAACAGCGAACTCCAAATCTGGGGTGTGGTCGTTGGGGTAGTGCGCAAGTACAGCCACGCTAGCAGCAGAAACGGCAGATCCGCATGA